Proteins from a genomic interval of Candidatus Gracilibacteria bacterium:
- a CDS encoding DUF711 family protein: MKIRTITTGVSLQSPNNKAKIKQTAEFNQKAKAVFEKAGYEVQTTRIATNSWEEYLGDLSDKEIISAVQKIEKICQSLDVSFFNLGYAKTPARIKLVPKFNKVTSRISCSAKIGDKENGIDFENAKTTAQVIKRIAEETENGYGNFRFCASANCKPGIPFFPTGFHEGETAFGIGLECGDLAMKAFSKSHNLTEAEQNLKQIFEEETKKVANLAQQISKDFGIKYNGIDVSLNPGLAEHESIAFAYEKLGFGKFGNQGTLTISALITRVLKGLSVKTCGYSGLMLAVTEDRGLATRANEGTYSVTNLLLYSAVCGCGLDVVPIAGDTPTEKIEATLLDMATLAIKLDKPLSARLLVVPGKKAGEMTNFKSPYLVDCKILKIE; encoded by the coding sequence ATGAAAATCAGAACAATAACAACTGGCGTGTCGCTTCAATCTCCAAATAACAAAGCTAAAATAAAGCAAACCGCCGAATTTAATCAGAAGGCTAAAGCTGTTTTTGAAAAAGCAGGTTATGAAGTTCAGACGACCAGAATAGCCACTAATTCTTGGGAAGAATATCTTGGTGATTTATCGGACAAAGAAATTATAAGCGCGGTTCAAAAAATAGAGAAAATTTGCCAAAGCCTTGATGTGAGTTTTTTTAATCTTGGCTATGCAAAAACACCAGCCAGAATAAAACTCGTCCCGAAATTTAATAAAGTCACTTCTCGAATTTCATGCTCCGCCAAAATCGGCGACAAGGAAAATGGAATCGATTTTGAAAATGCAAAAACAACCGCTCAGGTTATTAAGCGTATAGCGGAAGAAACCGAAAACGGTTATGGCAATTTCAGGTTTTGTGCTTCCGCAAACTGCAAACCCGGCATTCCATTCTTCCCTACAGGATTTCATGAGGGGGAAACCGCTTTCGGCATTGGTTTGGAATGCGGAGATTTAGCCATGAAGGCATTTTCAAAGTCTCACAATCTCACAGAAGCAGAACAAAATCTAAAACAAATATTCGAGGAAGAAACAAAAAAGGTCGCTAATTTGGCTCAACAAATTTCTAAAGATTTTGGCATTAAATATAATGGCATAGATGTTTCGTTAAATCCTGGGCTCGCAGAACATGAAAGTATTGCTTTTGCTTATGAAAAACTCGGCTTTGGCAAATTTGGAAATCAAGGAACGCTTACAATTTCTGCTTTAATTACTCGTGTCCTCAAAGGTTTGTCCGTGAAAACATGCGGCTATTCTGGTCTTATGCTCGCAGTTACAGAAGATAGAGGATTGGCAACAAGGGCAAACGAAGGAACTTATAGTGTCACAAATTTACTTCTATATTCAGCAGTGTGCGGATGTGGACTAGATGTTGTCCCAATTGCAGGCGACACGCCAACAGAAAAGATTGAAGCGACACTTCTCGATATGGCGACTTTAGCAATTAAGTTAGATAAGCCCTTGTCAGCACGTCTTTTGGTTGTGCCTGGCAAAAAAGCTGGGGAGATGACAAATTTCAAGTCGCCCTATTTGGTGGATTGTAAAATATTAAAAATCGAATAA
- a CDS encoding helix-turn-helix domain-containing protein, translating to MAEQLLTAEQVASMLQVHHLTVLKLIKQKKIRAVKVGRVYRILPQAVNNFLKKYTT from the coding sequence ATGGCCGAGCAACTCTTGACGGCCGAACAGGTGGCGAGCATGCTACAGGTGCACCACCTCACCGTGCTGAAACTCATCAAGCAAAAGAAAATCAGAGCCGTGAAAGTGGGACGTGTCTATCGTATTCTTCCCCAAGCGGTGAATAACTTTCTGAAAAAGTACACCACTTAA